A window of the Miscanthus floridulus cultivar M001 chromosome 14, ASM1932011v1, whole genome shotgun sequence genome harbors these coding sequences:
- the LOC136503469 gene encoding probable disease resistance protein RXW24L — protein MDIVAGAVGSIVSKLGELLHGEYKLQKGLPEQIEEASYDMYDMEDILDAVLIDVVEGAAPAETESKKGLLKRLKKKMARLLKKSKALHDIAGAIEDMKKRLQEVSGRRDSYYDLPSHLKTCLLYLSVYPEDYEIEKDSLIWKWVAEGFIDKKTGTSLFQQGEEYFHQLINRSMIHGMESESDGIIHHCRVHDMVLDLLRDLAGEENFITISNEDGGTSSQHKVGRIAHQKRILLDQSHPDGHRCDEYTKVPDGFLQKVMSLEELQIRVDMLSFESKRKFLKELGNQSLLRVLRVIGIGRLDESVQAKLLKSLGNLQELQHLHLDCKLLTGSTPASTEWDKAMLSEHLRHLLIHGIRFPCVPSFIDPTLLPNLCYLDLCVDHMDEAGLRALGGLLELCFLIIVAAYYGTASHKQAAVVNIAAHDVFFPKLRSLRLYGWMVQLATNDDSASASLSIWREGHDAGIVFDSNAEDGGCSSRVAPAPVAVMPNLHDLWFTVPVKAFYKDGRATRSDNLGLDLECLPSLRYVLAHLECKGALANDVNKAEAELKRIAELHPNSSALTLNVYHD, from the exons ATGGATATCGTGGCCGGGGCAGTGGGCAGCATCGTGTCCAAGCTCGGCGAGCTCCTGCACGGGGAGTACAAGCTGCAGAAGGGCCTGCCGGAGCAAATCGA AGAGGCGTCCTACGACATGTACGACATGGAGGACATCCTCGACGCCGTTCTCATCGATGTCGTGGAGGGGGCCGCCCCTGCTGAGACTGAAAGCAAGAAAGGCTTGCTTAAACGTCTCAAGAAGAAGATGGCCAGGCTGTTGAAGAAGAGCAAGGCGCTCCACGACATCGCCGGCGCGATCGAGGACATGAAGAAACGACTCCAGGAGGTGTCGGGCCGCCGCGACAG CTACTATGATCTGCCTTCTCATCTGAAGACCTGCTTACTGTACCTAAGTGTGTATCCTGAAGACTATGAGATCGAGAAAGATTCTTTGATATGGAAATGGGTAGCAGAAGGCTTTATAGACAAGAAAACAGGAACAAGCCTGTTTCAGCAGGGAGAGGAATACTTCCATCAGCTCATAAACAGGAGCATGATCCATGGGATGGAATCAGAAAGTGATGGCATCATACATCACTGTCGTGTTCATGACATGGTCCTTGATCTTCTTCGTGACCTGGCAGGCGAAGAAAACTTCATCACTATCTCAAATGAGGATGGAGGAACATCATCACAACACAAGGTGGGCCGGATAGCACACCAGAAAAGGATATTGCTAGATCAATCCCATCCTGACGGTCATAG ATGTGACGAATACACGAAGGTGCCCGATGGGTTCCTCCAGAAGGTGATGTCACTGGAGGAGCTACAGATACGTGTTGACATGCTGTCTTTTGAGTCCAAGAGGAAATTTTTGAAGGAGCTGGGCAACCAGAGCCTACTGAGGGTGCTCCGTGTGATTGGCATAGGCAGGCTAGATGAGAGCGTGCAGGCAAAACTTTTGAAGTCACTAGGCAATCTGCAGGAGCTCCAGCATCTGCATTTGGATTGTAAGCTGCTCACTGGAAGTACCCCTGCCTCAACAGAGTGGGACAAAGCCATGCTTTCGGAACATCTCAGGCATCTGCTTATACATGGCATCAGGTTCCCTTGTGTGCCATCATTCATAGATCCCACGCTTCTCCCCAACCTTTGCTACTTGGACTTGTGTGTGGATCATATGGACGAGGCAGGTCTAAGAGCCTTGGGTGGGCTGCTAGAACTCTGTTTCCTCATTATTGTAGCGGCGTATTATGGGACGGCTTCTCATAAGCAGGCTGCGGTAGTTAATATTGCTGCCCATGATGTCTTCTTCCCCAAGTTGAGAAGCCTTCGGTTGTATGGCTGGATGGTCCAGCTGGCGACCAATGATGACTCGGCTAGTGCTTCGCTTAGCATCTGGAGGGAAGGACATGATGCTGGTATCGTATTTGATTCCAATGCAGAGGATGGGGGCTGCAGCAGCAGAGTAGCACCGGCCCCTGTTGCTGTGATGCCAAACCTCCACGACCTTTGGTTCACTGTCCCAGTCAAGGCTTTCTACAAGGATGGACGTGCTACTCGGAGTGACAATCTTGGCTTGGACTTGGAGTGCCTCCCTTCGCTACGCTATGTCCTGGCACACCTCGAATGTAAGGGTGCCTTGGCTAATGACGTGAACAAGGCAGAGGCTGAGCTCAAGCGCATAGCAGAACTCCATCCCAATAGTTCCGCACTCACCCTCAACGTATATCATGATTAG